The following proteins are encoded in a genomic region of Maylandia zebra isolate NMK-2024a linkage group LG1, Mzebra_GT3a, whole genome shotgun sequence:
- the hk1 gene encoding hexokinase-1: MIAAQLLAYYFTELKDDQVKKIDKYLYSMRFSDETLLDITQRFRKELVTGLGRDTNTTATLKMLPTFVRSIPDGSEKGDFIALDLGGSNFRILRVKVSHEKKQTVQMESEIYDTPEDIIHGTGARLFDHVAECLGNFMEKHNIKDKKLPVGFTFSFPCQQTKLDEGFLITWTKRFKASGVEGMDVVQLLNKAIKKRGDYEADIMAVVNDTVGTMMTCGFDDQRCEVGIIIGTGTNACYMEELRHIDLVEGDEGRMCVNTEWGAFGDDGRLEDIRTEFDREIDRGSLNPGSQLFEKMVSGMYMGELVRLILVKMAREGLLFEGRITPELLTKGKIETKHVSAIEKSKEGLIKAREILNKLGLEPSADDCIAVQHVCAIVSFRSASLVAATLAGILMRLKENKGASRLRTTVGIDGSLYKMHPQYARRLHKTVRRLVPDCDVRFLLSESGSGKGAAMVTAVAYRLAEQSRQIAQILSEFSLTTEQLLEVKQRMKIEIQNGLSKSTQDIATVKMLPTFVQSTPDGTEHGDFLALDLGGTNFRVLLVKIRSGKRRSVEMHNKIYAIPLEVMQGTGEELFDHIVHCISDFLDYMGMKNARLPLGFTFSFPCRQTSLDAGILVTWTKGFKATDCEGEDVVGLLRDAIRRREEFDLDVVAVVNDTVGTMMTCAYEEPTCEVGLIAGTGSNACYMEEMKNVEMIEGDEGQMCVNMEWGAFGDNGCLDDIRTEYDRSVDDFSLNPGKQRYEKMISGMYLGEIVRNILIDMTKKGFLFRGQISETLKTRSIFETKFLSQIESDRLALLQVRSILQHLGLDSTCDDSIIVKEVCGTVSRRAAQLCGAGMAAVVDKIRENRGLDHLDITVGVDGTLYKLHPHFSLIMHQTVKELAPNCNVKFLLSEDGSGKGAALITAVGCRLRQELNSK, from the exons AGAAAGGAGACTTCATTGCACTCGATTTGGGAGGCAGCAACTTCAGAATCCTCCGCGTCAAAGTGAGCCATgagaagaaacagactgtgCAGATGGAGAGTGAAATCTACGACACGCCCGAGGATATTATTCACGGCACTGGAGCGAGA CTGTTTGACCATGTGGCAGAGTGTCTTGGTAACTTCatggaaaaacacaacatcaaaGACAAGAAACTTCCAGTTGGTTTCACCTTCTCCTTCCCCTGCCAGCAGACCAAACTGGATGAG GGCTTTCTGATAACATGGACTAAGCGTTTCAAGGCCAGTGGAGTGGAGGGGATGGATGTTGTCCAGCTGCTTAACAAAGCCATCAAGAAACGAGGG gACTATGAGGCTGACATTATGGCAGTCGTAAATGACACTGTGGGAACAATGATGACCTGCGGCTTTGATGACCAGCGCTGTGAAGTCGGCATTATTATCG GTACAGGTACTAATGCATGCTACATGGAGGAGCTGCGTCACATTGACCTGGTGGAGGGAGACGAGGGCaggatgtgcgtgaacactgaGTGGGGAGCCTTCGGGGACGACGGCAGGCTGGAAGACATCAGGACTGAGTTTGACAGGGAGATAGACAGAGGCTCTCTCAACCCAGGCAGCCAGCT ATTTGAGAAGATGGTCAGTGGGATGTACATGGGGGAGCTGGTTCGCCTCATCCTGGTGAAGATGGCCAGAGAAGGCTTGCTGTTTGAGGGAAGGATCACCCCCGAGCTGCTCACTAAAGGAAAGATCGAGACCAAGCACGTCTCAGCCATAGAGAA GAGCAAGGAAGGGTTGATCAAGGCGAGAGAGATTTTGAACAAACTGGGTTTGGAGCCATCAGCGGACGACTGCATTGCTGtgcagcat GTTTGTGCCATTGTGTCTTTCCGCTCCGCCAGCCTTGTAGCTGCTACTCTGGCCGGCATCCTGATGAGGCTGAAGGAGAACAAAGGAGCGTCACGTCTCCGAACCACTGTAGGCATCGATGGGTCTCTCTACAAGATGCACCCACA ATATGCCCGTCGTCTTCACAAGACAGTCAGACGTTTGGTCCCGGACTGCGATGTTCGATTCCTCCTCTCGGAGAGCGGCAGTGGAAAGGGTGCTGCCATGGTGACCGCTGTGGCCTACAGACTCGCTGAACAATCGCGACAAATCGCCCAAATACTGTCCGAGTTTTCCCTGACGACTGAACAGCTGCTGGAG gTGAAGCAGAGAATGAAGATAGAGATCCAAAATGGCCTTTCTAAAAGCACACAGGACATTGCCACAGTCAAAATGCTGCCAACCTTTGTGCAAAGCACTCCTGACGGCACAG AACATGGTGATTTCCTGGCTTTAGATTTAGGAGGAACCAACTTCAGAGTTCTGTTGGTTAAAATTCGCTCTGGGAAGAGGAGATCAGTGGAGATGCACAACAAAATCTACGCTATTCCTCTCGAAGTGATGCAGGGCACAGGGGAGGAG ttgttCGATCACATCGTGCACTGTATCAGTGACTTCCTGGACTACATGGGGATGAAGAATGCCCGTCTTCCTCTGGGCTTCACCTTCTCCTTCCCCTGCCGACAGACCAGCCTGGACGCT GGCATCTTGGTGACATGGACCAAAGGCTTCAAGGCGACAGACTGCGAAGGGGAAGATGTGGTGGGACTGTTGAGGGACGCCATTAGGAGGAGAGAG GAATTTGATCTGGACGTGGTTGCTGTAGTGAATGATACAGTGGGAACCATGATGACCTGTGCCTATGAAGAACCCACCTGTGAAGTTGGTCTTATCGCCG GTACTGGCAGTAATGCGTGTTACATGGAAGAGATGAAGAACGTTGAGATGATTGAGGGCGATGAGGGTCAGATGTGTGTCAACATGGAGTGGGGAGCTTTTGGAGACAACGGATGCCTGGACGACATCAGGACAGAGTACGACCGTTCTGTGGACGACTTCTCCCTAAACCCGGGGAAACAAAG ATATGAGAAAATGATCAGCGGCATGTACCTCGGTGAAATCGTGCGGAACATCCTCATCGACATGACCAAAAAAGGATTCCTGTTCAGAGGACAGATTTCTGAAACACTAAAGACCAGAAGCATCTTTGAAACAAAGTTCCTGTCACAGATAGAAAG TGACAGATTGGCTTTGCTGCAGGTGCGATCAATCCTGCAACACTTGGGCCTGGACAGCACCTGTGATGACAGTATCATAGTCAAAGAG GTTTGTGGAACAGTGTCACGTCGTGCAGCTCAGCTATGTGGCGCAGGAATGGCGGCAGTGGTCGATAAGATTAGAGAGAACCGTGGACTGGACCATTTGGACATCACCGTAGGGGTAGACGGGACCCTGTACAAATTACATCCACA CTTCTCCCTGATCATGCACCAGACGGTTAAAGAACTGGCTCCAAACTGTAATGTCAAGTTCTTGCTGTCAGAGGATGGAAGTGGAAAAGGAGCTGCACTCATCACAGCCGTGGGCTGCCGGCTAAGACAGGAGCTGAACAGCAAATAG